A region of Equus przewalskii isolate Varuska chromosome 29, EquPr2, whole genome shotgun sequence DNA encodes the following proteins:
- the DNAL4 gene encoding dynein axonemal light chain 4, with translation MGETEGKKDEADYKRLQTFPLVRHSDMPEEMRVETMELCVTACEKFSNNNESAAKMIKETMDRKFGSSWHVVIGEGFGFEITHEVKNLLYLYFGGALAVCVWKCS, from the exons ATGGGAGAAACGGAGGGCAAGAAAGATGAGGCTGATTACAAACGCCTGCAGACCTTTCCTCTGGTCAGG CACTCGGACATGCCAGAGGAGATGCGAGTGGAAACCATGGAACTATGTGTCACGGCCTGTGAGAAATTCTCCAACAACAACGAG AGTGCCGCCAAGATGATCAAAGAGACGATGGACAGGAAGTTTGGCTCCTCCTGGCATGTGGTGATCGGCGAGGGCTTCGGCTTTGAGATCACGCATGAGGTGAAGAACCTCCTGTACCTGTACTTCGGCGGGGCCCTGGCCGTGTGTGTCTGGAAGTGCTCCTGA